From one Humulus lupulus chromosome 8, drHumLupu1.1, whole genome shotgun sequence genomic stretch:
- the LOC133795447 gene encoding uncharacterized protein LOC133795447, translating into MGERKYLGPDLVRRTTEAVERIRKIMLTAQSRQKSYADRKRRDVEFNIGDKVEKVAYRLALPPSLSNVHDVFYVSLLRKYVPDPSHVLNYEPIEVEQDLTYEEKPVKILDRKEKELRNKNISLVKVLWRSSNIEEMTWEREDEMRSKYPKLFG; encoded by the exons atgggagaaagaaagtatcttgGTCCAGATCTGGTCAGAAGGACAACTGAAGCAGTAGAAAGGATAAGAAAAATAATGTTAACTgctcagagtaggcaaaagagttatgCTGATCGAAAGCGAAGAGATGTGGAGTTCAACATTGGGGACAAG GTGGAAAAGGTAGCCTATAGACTGGCATTACCGCCATCACTGTCAAATGTCCACGATGTTTTTTATGTCTCATTATTGAGAAAATACGTGCCAGATCCTTCACATGTGCTAAACTACGAGCCAATAGAAGTTGAACAAGACCTAACATATGAAGAAAAACCAGTGAAAATTCTTGACAGAAAAGAGAAAGAGTTGAGAAATAAGAATATTTCACTGGTTAAGGtcttgtggagaagttcaaacattGAGGAAATGACATGGGAACGGGAAGATGAAATGAGATCTAAATACCCAAAGCTATTTGGGTAA
- the LOC133795448 gene encoding uncharacterized protein LOC133795448: MDHEHGMGATKGSCSNKYEQEMAQLRAVVNRQAEQIEKLLAEQRQRQAPTPPTETPTPPQAPPVVHPMEPLYERFRKQRPPVFEGSTDPLDAQDWKSSLEDIFEFMQLSDREKVSCAAHTLKKDAKIWWEVVKQTREVNQMTWAEFELVFNEKFYNEVVLTAKYARTFDRLAKFAPDLVNTETSRVNRFLEGLQPELARDVDMGRTGPLSYAQAVEKALRAEHREEKITKAKAATSMPRRDTPFNKEQSRFHNDNKRGAQNFQFRQGQNKKFKGGQQNRQSGFQQMPQCQTCGKNHFGECRLLTKSCFKCGKGDHFIKDCPLMKNQQMKDEPQRTNARVFTITQADADTNNSVVSGDIFASGILTHALIDSGATHSFASLTYVKRLGRSCEKLSEVFSTMLPSGEILYSTHWLRGVPICIDGRELYADLIMLEMHDYEARRLLESGCVGYLASVVDTYKEQKLKPEDVPLQELLDYKFIRPSFSPWGAPVLFVKKKDGTMRMCIDYRELNKLTVKNKYPLPRIDDLFDQLQGRRVFSKIDLRSGYHQLKIREEDVPKTAFRTRYGHYEFLVMPFGLTNAPAAFMDLMNRVFKDYLDKFVIVFIDDILVYSRSQEEHEEHLRLTLEKLKEKQLYAKFKKCEFWLENVAFLGHIVSKDGIAVDPSKIEAVSKWNRPTNVSEVRSFLGLAGYYRRFVEGFSKIAMPLTQLTRKNHKFEWTEACEKSFQDLKQRLVSAPVLTIPSGSGGLVIYSDASKQGLGCVLIQNGKVIAYASIQLKDYEQTASTVSFLRKLTRPLQEDMCRAEIEVITGRLSVMTIQSTLLERIKQGQCEDPYLVEQKGELESGKVNEFSVSCNGMLKFKERVCVPNNEELKREILTEAHNTLYSVHPGTTKMFNDLKRHYWWPNMRKDVVEFVAKCLTCQQVKAEHRKPAGLLQPIRIPEWKWEEITMDFVVGLPKTSKQHDAIWVIVDRYTKSAHFLPVRMTYTMDQWAELYVQEIVRLHGVPVSIISDRDARFTSLFWESLQRALGTKLKFTTAYHPQSDGQFERTIQTLEDMLRACVLVF, translated from the exons ATGGATCATGAACATGGAATGGGGGCTACTAAAGGCTCTTGCAGCAATAAATATGAACAAGAAATGGCTCAACTTCGAGCGGTAGTGAATAGACAGGCTGAACAAATTGAGAAGTTATTAGCAGAACAACGACAAAGGCAAGCACCAACACCACCTACTGAAACTCCAACACCTCCACAAGCTCCACCTGTAGTGCACCCCATGGAACCACTATATGAACGGTTCCGAAAACAACGCCCCCCAGTATTTGAAGGTAGCACTGACCCACTTGACGCACAAGACTGGAAGAGTTCTTTAGAAGACATCTTTGAGTTCATGCAACTAAGTGACAGGGAAAAAGTTTCTTGTGCTGCACATACACTTAAAAAGGATGCTaagatctggtgggaagtggttaaGCAGACTAGAGAAGTGAATCAGATGACTTGGGCAGAATTTGAATTGGTCTTCAACGAAAAGTTTTATAATGAAGTTGTGTTGACTGCTAAA TACGCCAGGACATTTGAccggttagccaagtttgcaccagacttgGTTAACACTGAAACTAGTAGAGTGAATCGCTTCCTGGAGGGTCTACAACCAGAATTGGCTAGAGATGTAGATATGGGACGTACAGGGCCTCTTTCTTATGCTCAGGCTgtggagaaagctttgagagctgaacacagagaagaaaagataacaaAAGCTAAAGCTGCTACTAGCATGCCTCGTAGAGACACTCCATTCAACAAAGAACAAAGCCGCTTTCACAATGACAACAAAAGAGGGGCCCAGAATTTCCAATTTAGACAAGGACAGAATAAGAAATTTAAAGGAGGTCAGCAAAACAGGCAATCTGGATTCCAACAAATGCCACAATGTCAAACTTGTGGAAAGAATCATTTCGGGGAGTGCAGGCTTCTAACTAAGAGCTGCTTCAAATGTGGCAAGGGGGATCATTTTATCAAAGATTGTCCATTGATGAAGAACCAACAAATGAAGGATGAACCTCAAAGGACAAATGCTAGGGTGTTCACGATTACTCAAGCTGATGCTGATACCAACAACTCTGTTGTGTCAGGTGATATTTTTGCATCTGGTATTCTCACTCATGCATTAATAGATTCAGGTGCCACGCATTCATTTGCATCATTGACATATGTAAAAAGGTTGGGTAGATCATGTGAAAAATTGTCAGAagtttttagtacaatgttaccatcTGGAGAGATTTTGTATTCTACTCATTGGTTGAGGGGGGTTCCTATTTgcattgatggtagggaattatatgCTGATCTAATAATGTTAGAGATGCACGATTATGag GCCAGGCGACTGTTGGAAAGTGGATGTGTGGGTTATctcgccagtgtggttgacacgtaTAAGGAGCAAAAGTTAAAACCGGAAGATGTACCG ttgcaagaactcctAGATTACAAGTTTATTAGGcctagtttttcaccatggggagctccggtgctatttgtgaagaaaaaggatgggacaatgcgaatgtgtattgattatagagaattgaacaagttgacagtcaagaataagtatccacttcctagaattgatgatctttttgatcaattacaaggaagaagagtgttttcaaagattgatttgagatctgggtatcatcaattaaagattagagaagaggatgtaccaaagaccgcatttcgaactcggtatggacattatgagttccttgtgatgccatttggattaactaatgctccagctgcattcatggacttgatgaacagggtgtttaaggactaCCTTGATAAGTTTGTAatagtgtttattgatgatatcttggtgtattctcgatcccaagaagaacatgaggaacatttgaggttgacgttggagaaattaaaagaaaaacaactctatgccaaatttaagaaatgtgaattttggctagagaatgtggcatttttgggccatatagtctcaaaagatggtattgcggtggatccatcaaagattgaagctgttagtaagtggaatagaccaacaaatgtttcagaagtaaggagttttctgggattagcaggctattaccgaagatttgttgaaggattttccaagataGCAATGCCATTGACACAACTCACGAGAaagaatcataagtttgaatggactgaagcttGTGAGAAAAGTTTTCAAGATTTGAAGCAAAGATTGGTTTCTGCTCCAGTACTTACTATTCCATCTGGATCAGGAGGACTTGTGATTTATAGTGACGCTTCAAAgcaaggtttagggtgtgtgttgatacAGAATGGCAAagtcatagcttatgcttctatacaattgaaggactatgaaca aaccgcgtcaacagtgtcATTTTTGAGGAAATTGACAAGACCACTTCAGGAGGACATGTGCAGAGCGGAGATTGAGGTAATCACAGGAAGATTATCAGTGATGACTATTCAGTCTaccttgttagagagaatcaaACAAGGTCAATGTGAGGACCCTTACTTGGTGGAACAAAAAGGTGAATTGGAAAGTGGGAAGGTCAATGAGTTTAGTGTGTCGTGTAATGGGATGCTAAAGTTCAAGGAAAGAGTTTGTGTCCCTAATAATGAGGAGTTGAAGAGAGAAATCCTTACCGAAGCTCACAATACCTTGTATTCAGTGCATCCGGGGACGACCAAGATGTTTAATGACTTGAAAAGACACTATTGGTGGCCCAACATGAGAAAGGATGTGGTCGAGtttgtagccaagtgtttaacctgtcaacaagtgaaagctgaacatcGAAAACCTGCTGGTTTACTACAACCAATACGGataccagagtggaaatgggaagagattactatggattttgttgTTGGATTGCCAAAGACTTCTAAACAACATGATGCTATCTGGGTTATAGTAGACCGATATACCAAATCAGCACACTTTCTTCCGGTACgcatgacttatactatggatcagtgggCTGAATTATATGTTCAAGAGATTGTTAGACTTCATGGAGTGCCAGTATCTATAATTTCAGACCGGGATGCTCGATTTACTTCATTGTTTTGGGAAAGCTTGCAGAGAGCATTGGGCACAAAATTGAAGTTTACTACGGCATATCACCCCCAATCTGATGGACAATTTGAAAGGACCATTCAAACTCTTGAAGATATGCTTCGAGCTTGTGTCCTAGTTTTTTAA